The Aedes aegypti strain LVP_AGWG chromosome 3, AaegL5.0 Primary Assembly, whole genome shotgun sequence genome contains a region encoding:
- the LOC5578303 gene encoding pyruvate dehydrogenase E1 component subunit alpha, mitochondrial, with translation MLRSFVAEIPVLFRKAPLKSAKNYATEAKFETKPFKLHNLKTGPATQKTVTRDEALAYYSAMQKIRRLETSAGNLYKEKIVRGFCHLYSGQEACAVGMNAAMRPQDNIISAYRVHGWTHLMGVDVKGVLSELTGKQGGCARGKGGSMHMYAPNFYGGNGIVGAQVPLGAGVALACKYKGNNGVCLSLYGDGASNQGQVFEAYNMAYLWNLPCIFVCENNGYGMGTSADRSSCNTNYYQRGDVLPGLWVDGMDVVAVKLATDFAIDYVLKNGPLVMEVYTYRYSGHSMSDPGTSYRTRDEVQEVRQTRDPISSFKDKIINAGLVTADELKKIDADIKKEVDEATAAAKADTEIGLPELSTDVYSNNLEGYIRGANPSSWLKHSTLNKAVNM, from the exons CCTTTCAAACTACACAACCTAAAAACTGGACCAGCTACTCAAAAGACTGTTACTAGGGATGAAGCTCTTGCGTACTACTCTGCCATGCAAAAAATCCGAAGGCTGGAAACCTCGGCCGGTAATTTGTACAAGGAGAAGATTGTCCGCGGCTTCTGTCACCTGTATTCGGGACAGGAAGCATGTGCTGTGGGAATGAATGCGGCAATGCGACCCCAGGATAACATCATTTCCGCCTATCGCGTTCACGGTTGGACGCATCTGATGGGGGTGGACGTCAAAGGAGTACTGTCGGAGCTTACCGGGAAACAGGGTGGGTGTGCCCGCGGAAAAGGTGGTTCCATGCATATGTATGCTCCCAACTTCTACGGCGGAAATGGTATCGTTGGTGCCCAGGTTCCACTTGGCGCCGGTGTTGCGTTGGCTTGCAAGTACAAAGGTAACAATGGCGTTTGTCTGTCGTTGTACGGAGATGGCGCTTCCAATCAAGGGCAGGTGTTCGAAGCTTACAACATGGCGTATCTGTGGAATCTCCCTTGCATTTTTGTATGCGAAAATAATGGATATG GAATGGGTACCAGCGCCGATCGTTCATCATGCAACACTAATTACTATCAACGAGGAGACGTTCTGCCGGGACTTTGGGTAGATGGTATGGATGTTGTTGCAGTCAAGTTGGCTACTGACTTTGCTATTGACTATGTTCTTAAAAATGGACCATTGGTTATGGAAGTATACACCTATAG ATACTCTGGCCACTCAATGTCAGATCCCGGAACAAGCTACAGAACACGTGATGAAGTCCAAGAAGTTCGACAAACCAGAGATCCCATCTCCTCTTTTAAGGATAAGATAATCAATGCAGGGCTGGTAACTGCTGATGAACTCAAG AAAATCGATGCAGACATCAAAAAGGAGGTCGATGAGGCAACTGCTGCGGCTAAAGCAGATACAGAAATAGGTTTGCCAGAACTGAGTACCGATGTTTACTCGAATAATTTGGAAGGATATATCAGAGGAGCGAACCCCAGCTCTTGGTTGAAACATAGCACACTGAACAAGGCTGTTAATATGTAA